In the Ruminococcus sp. OA3 genome, one interval contains:
- a CDS encoding leucine-rich repeat protein: MMKKKKWVKVGFIIGFLLTICLSWEIYAGSGESIDDATEVPEEIECTYNAHNTQDGRNLHNEYMYSDVMLFDAIGTNTVSADLARASVALATAAYTDYYVQEGLESMGFQILQTSEYYKKETTYLDNDHVAYMIANKKVRYQDEVYNIYVVPVRGTPANCEWYSNFNLGYGNDHKGFYKAADEVIEAIRGCRDSQYDPEHTIIWTMGHSRGAAAANIIAGKLSQSEDCAAANNILGYTFACPNVSRNADEGISNIYNFNNLGDPITAIPLEEWGFKRFGQTIPLSETDYDNFKQQFQRVTGKSYEATLSTTGFVDGLKTIASSQTAYNFPKNQYLFRVAAYFLGGHKDWSANLTTILGGSLLLPLRVCIALNDWARVTTVSALRSVKTASLDDLLIKINEAITEAESMDQKQWMYWKSSNQGLREEIQEKQEIEINEPEDLKAARTQLKEDIGAVTDLFNNMESILYLFYDTDGNPASAVMHGHAMESYVLWMNSIYYGYEGWYGYEDPLGLIKEINSGESYIGEACFYDCESLQEVVIADSVRRAGKYAFNSCGSLKKIMLPIDLEYVYREPRAGSSDYCGTFYETYNIEEIVYTKGVSGVMPDKENAIDSTGQLPKNYYYGLEQQSSGNLQKVSFDEGITRIGDCAFRRCAVLKEVNLPESVTSMGAYAFQGCWGLELNSLPQGLQEMGDYCFADSGLSSEQLSAKGKIGRYVFAGSGIKSIVFGEDISEIPEGFCYNCDSLQEVVIADSVRRAGKYAFNSCGSLKKIMLPIDLEYVYREPRAGSSDYCGTFYETYNIEEIVYTKGVSGVMPDKENAIDSTGQLPKNYYYGLEQQSSGNLQKVSFDEGITRIGDCAFRRCAVLKEVNLPESVTSMGAYAFQGCWGLELNSLPQGLQEMGDYCFADSGLSSEQLSAKGKIGRYVFAGSGIKSIVFGEDISEIPEGFCYNCDSLQEVVIADSVRRAGKYAFNSCGSLKKIMLPIDLEYVYREPRAGSSDYCGTFYETYNIEEIVYTKGVSGVMPDKENAIDSTGQIPKNYYYGLEQQSSGNLQKVSFDEGITRIGDCAFKDCGVLTGIRLPDHLETIGEQAFENCFALDLYGIKDSIAESYAKMNQLSFIPLNYPVITPNEITIMRGDACQFQAKVYRDIGDCSEEVLWFVEGNQSEETYISGEGLLTVDGHESAENLTVTAAANSAIASVSVKVNGEMKDIQLSECFAVLGCSTYLYDGKEKRPEIIIKDDSTLLEEGIHYEATYTEHIEPGTATVAVTAIEGSGYAGNSILNFTILDPIEEMIPVSECQITLSDTQYFYDGTEKSPDVTVLYGESELIEGSDYTVEYADNVETGTAVVTVTFMEENGYTGVTVLTFTIEGSLDTSGLEAEILNAMALSESDYTEESWSALYLALETAKTELQNPGSQETIEHAKNQLEEAIAALVWEPQSVRDVIRLIEDIGVVDISKEQAISDARKAYNALGDQEQDLVVNYQTLLDAETEIHEVRKEKDVFLTGRPSVSAKAVSSNGIMIEWEMYDNAQSYYIYRKTSGEEFGEIARVSDEFSFMDDTVEIGTTYYYTVKAASEVWGGMLFSMEAPGVSAKTVLEKTEITKAQSWGYNKTKLTWEQTADAEGYNLYYATSEKGTYKYITQIKDAKATSYIHTGRTTGITYYYKIRAYCKQSEGSTVFGAYSTVKSARPIPTIAKIARIEPDWGKIKLTWNKVDGATGYSVYRAFSKNGTFSYVGATNSGSATTYTHSGMTPGKTYYYKVRAWRKVGGKQVFGNYSAVSIVKLDAKKANLSKVAPGWKRAVLTWNKIAGASGYSVCRAFSANGAFSEVANIKSGNTTSYTHPGLTGGRTYYYKVRAYQTVGTKKIYGEYGKTLQVTPVAAKTMLTKAKPWGYNQTKISWNKVTGAQGYHVYSAASKNGTYQQVAQITSGSTLCCFHNRLTTGKTYYYKVRAYQRVNGSYIYGDYSDVKSTVPIPANMTGFNVTAGSKSAKLNWGKVNGASCYQVYYKTSKNGKWQYVTQTRNGTTVTYTHRGLKTGQMYYYRMRAYRAVNGKKVLGNYTAEKSVKVK; encoded by the coding sequence ATGATGAAAAAGAAAAAATGGGTTAAAGTTGGATTCATTATAGGGTTTTTGTTAACAATATGCCTGAGTTGGGAGATTTATGCAGGCAGTGGGGAAAGCATAGATGATGCTACAGAAGTACCCGAAGAGATTGAATGTACATATAATGCGCACAATACGCAGGATGGAAGAAATCTGCATAACGAATATATGTACAGTGATGTAATGCTGTTTGATGCGATTGGCACGAATACTGTTTCGGCAGATCTGGCCAGGGCTTCGGTTGCGTTGGCTACGGCCGCTTATACGGATTATTATGTTCAGGAGGGACTTGAGAGCATGGGCTTTCAGATCCTTCAGACTTCAGAATATTACAAAAAAGAAACCACTTATCTGGATAATGACCATGTGGCTTATATGATTGCCAATAAAAAAGTCCGGTATCAGGATGAAGTTTATAACATTTATGTGGTTCCAGTACGTGGAACGCCCGCAAACTGTGAATGGTACAGTAATTTTAATCTGGGATACGGAAACGATCATAAAGGATTTTATAAAGCTGCGGATGAAGTGATAGAAGCGATCAGAGGCTGCAGAGACAGCCAGTACGATCCGGAGCATACGATTATCTGGACAATGGGACATAGCCGCGGAGCGGCAGCTGCAAATATTATCGCAGGAAAATTGTCTCAGAGTGAAGACTGTGCAGCTGCTAATAATATTTTGGGATATACTTTTGCCTGTCCAAATGTAAGCAGGAATGCAGATGAAGGAATATCAAATATTTATAATTTTAATAATCTAGGTGACCCGATTACAGCGATTCCGCTGGAGGAGTGGGGGTTTAAAAGATTTGGACAAACAATTCCTCTGTCTGAAACGGATTATGACAACTTTAAACAGCAGTTTCAGAGAGTAACCGGGAAATCATACGAGGCAACCTTAAGCACTACCGGGTTTGTTGATGGATTGAAGACAATAGCGAGCTCGCAGACAGCATATAATTTTCCTAAAAATCAGTATTTGTTCAGAGTAGCAGCATATTTTCTGGGAGGTCATAAAGATTGGTCAGCTAATCTTACAACGATACTGGGTGGTTCCTTGTTGCTGCCATTAAGAGTCTGCATAGCTTTGAATGATTGGGCGAGGGTAACTACGGTATCGGCGCTGCGTTCTGTGAAGACGGCTTCTCTGGATGATCTCTTAATAAAGATTAATGAAGCTATCACAGAAGCAGAATCAATGGATCAGAAACAGTGGATGTACTGGAAGAGCAGCAATCAGGGGTTGCGGGAGGAAATTCAGGAAAAACAGGAAATAGAGATAAATGAACCGGAGGATTTAAAAGCTGCAAGAACGCAGTTAAAAGAGGACATTGGTGCAGTTACCGATCTGTTTAATAATATGGAAAGTATTTTATACCTCTTTTATGATACAGATGGAAATCCGGCGAGTGCTGTCATGCATGGACATGCTATGGAATCTTATGTGTTATGGATGAATTCTATCTATTACGGATATGAAGGATGGTATGGATATGAAGATCCGCTGGGTTTGATAAAAGAAATTAATTCAGGAGAAAGCTATATTGGAGAAGCATGTTTTTACGACTGTGAGAGTCTGCAGGAAGTAGTGATTGCAGACAGTGTGCGAAGAGCCGGAAAATATGCGTTTAATAGCTGCGGATCACTGAAAAAAATCATGCTTCCGATCGATCTGGAGTATGTTTACCGTGAGCCCAGGGCAGGATCATCGGATTATTGCGGAACGTTTTACGAAACGTATAACATTGAAGAAATCGTGTATACAAAAGGCGTAAGCGGTGTGATGCCGGACAAGGAGAATGCCATCGACTCAACAGGTCAGCTCCCGAAAAACTATTACTACGGATTGGAGCAGCAGTCTTCAGGAAATCTGCAGAAGGTAAGCTTTGATGAAGGGATTACCCGGATTGGCGATTGTGCTTTTAGAAGATGTGCAGTATTGAAAGAAGTGAACCTGCCGGAAAGCGTAACGAGCATGGGAGCTTACGCGTTTCAGGGATGCTGGGGACTGGAACTGAATTCCCTGCCGCAGGGTCTGCAGGAAATGGGCGACTATTGTTTTGCAGACAGTGGTTTGTCAAGCGAACAGTTATCTGCGAAGGGAAAGATCGGACGATACGTTTTTGCAGGGAGCGGGATTAAAAGCATCGTGTTTGGTGAAGATATATCGGAAATACCGGAGGGATTTTGCTATAATTGCGACAGTCTGCAGGAAGTAGTGATTGCAGACAGTGTGCGAAGAGCCGGAAAATATGCGTTTAATAGCTGCGGATCACTGAAAAAAATCATGCTTCCGATCGATCTGGAGTATGTTTACCGTGAGCCCAGGGCAGGATCATCGGATTATTGCGGAACGTTTTACGAAACGTATAACATTGAAGAAATCGTGTATACAAAAGGCGTAAGCGGTGTGATGCCGGACAAGGAGAATGCCATCGACTCAACAGGTCAGCTCCCGAAAAACTATTACTACGGATTGGAGCAGCAGTCTTCAGGAAATCTGCAGAAGGTAAGCTTTGATGAAGGGATTACCCGGATTGGCGATTGTGCTTTTAGAAGATGTGCAGTATTGAAAGAAGTGAACCTGCCGGAAAGCGTAACGAGCATGGGAGCTTACGCGTTTCAGGGATGCTGGGGACTGGAACTGAATTCCCTGCCGCAGGGTCTGCAGGAAATGGGCGACTATTGTTTTGCAGACAGTGGTTTGTCAAGCGAACAGTTATCTGCGAAGGGAAAGATCGGACGATACGTTTTTGCAGGGAGCGGGATTAAAAGCATCGTGTTTGGTGAAGATATATCGGAAATACCGGAGGGATTTTGCTATAATTGCGACAGTCTGCAGGAAGTAGTGATTGCAGACAGTGTGCGAAGAGCCGGAAAATATGCGTTTAATAGCTGCGGATCACTGAAAAAAATCATGCTTCCGATCGATCTGGAGTATGTTTACCGTGAGCCCAGGGCAGGATCATCGGATTATTGCGGAACGTTTTACGAAACGTATAACATTGAAGAAATCGTGTATACAAAAGGCGTAAGCGGTGTGATGCCGGACAAGGAGAATGCCATCGACTCAACAGGTCAGATCCCGAAAAACTATTACTATGGATTGGAGCAGCAGTCTTCAGGAAATCTGCAGAAGGTAAGTTTTGATGAAGGGATTACCCGGATTGGCGATTGTGCTTTTAAAGACTGTGGTGTACTGACCGGTATCAGACTTCCGGATCATCTGGAAACGATCGGAGAGCAGGCTTTTGAAAATTGTTTTGCGCTTGATCTATACGGTATAAAAGACAGTATCGCAGAAAGTTATGCAAAAATGAATCAACTCAGTTTCATTCCGTTGAATTATCCGGTGATCACCCCAAATGAAATCACGATTATGCGGGGAGATGCCTGTCAGTTTCAGGCAAAAGTCTATAGGGATATCGGAGATTGTTCGGAAGAGGTGCTTTGGTTTGTGGAAGGGAATCAATCGGAAGAGACTTATATATCAGGAGAAGGACTTCTCACCGTGGATGGACATGAAAGTGCCGAAAATCTGACAGTGACTGCCGCAGCAAATTCAGCAATAGCATCTGTTAGTGTGAAAGTGAATGGGGAAATGAAGGACATTCAACTGTCAGAATGCTTTGCGGTGCTTGGGTGTTCGACATACCTATATGATGGTAAAGAAAAGAGACCTGAGATCATTATAAAGGATGACTCAACTCTTTTAGAAGAGGGAATACATTATGAAGCAACTTATACAGAGCATATAGAACCGGGAACAGCAACGGTGGCAGTGACCGCCATAGAGGGAAGCGGATATGCCGGAAACAGTATCCTGAATTTTACGATTTTGGATCCAATAGAGGAGATGATTCCGGTTTCTGAATGTCAGATTACTTTGAGTGATACGCAGTATTTCTATGATGGAACAGAAAAAAGTCCCGATGTCACGGTGCTGTATGGAGAGTCAGAGCTTATAGAAGGCAGTGACTACACAGTGGAGTATGCTGATAATGTGGAGACAGGGACTGCAGTGGTGACAGTGACCTTCATGGAAGAAAACGGTTATACTGGTGTGACTGTACTGACATTTACTATTGAAGGAAGCCTCGATACCAGCGGTTTGGAAGCAGAAATCCTGAATGCGATGGCTTTGTCGGAAAGTGATTATACGGAAGAATCCTGGAGCGCACTGTACCTGGCTTTGGAAACGGCAAAAACAGAACTTCAGAACCCGGGATCCCAGGAGACTATCGAGCATGCAAAAAATCAACTGGAAGAAGCGATTGCTGCACTGGTCTGGGAGCCACAGTCTGTAAGAGATGTAATCCGGCTGATTGAAGACATCGGAGTTGTTGACATATCGAAGGAACAAGCAATTTCTGATGCGCGGAAAGCTTATAATGCACTGGGAGATCAGGAGCAGGACTTGGTGGTCAATTATCAAACACTGCTGGATGCGGAAACTGAGATTCATGAAGTACGAAAGGAAAAGGATGTTTTTTTGACAGGGCGGCCTTCTGTGAGTGCAAAAGCTGTCTCATCCAATGGAATCATGATTGAATGGGAGATGTATGATAATGCCCAGAGTTATTATATTTACCGGAAAACGTCCGGTGAGGAATTCGGGGAAATTGCCAGGGTATCTGATGAATTTAGTTTCATGGACGATACGGTGGAGATTGGTACCACATACTATTATACGGTAAAAGCAGCCAGCGAGGTATGGGGCGGCATGCTGTTCAGTATGGAGGCTCCAGGTGTGTCAGCGAAGACTGTTCTGGAGAAGACAGAGATAACAAAAGCTCAATCATGGGGCTACAATAAGACAAAACTAACATGGGAACAGACAGCAGATGCGGAAGGCTACAACCTCTATTATGCGACATCCGAAAAAGGGACCTACAAATATATCACACAGATTAAAGACGCCAAAGCGACATCCTACATCCATACCGGGCGGACAACAGGCATAACGTATTATTACAAAATACGGGCGTATTGCAAACAAAGCGAAGGAAGTACTGTTTTTGGTGCATATTCGACGGTAAAAAGTGCCAGACCGATACCGACAATTGCGAAGATCGCCAGGATCGAACCAGATTGGGGAAAGATAAAACTCACCTGGAATAAAGTGGACGGAGCCACCGGGTACAGTGTCTATCGTGCGTTCTCTAAGAATGGGACATTTAGCTACGTTGGCGCAACAAATAGTGGTAGTGCGACAACGTACACTCATTCGGGGATGACACCGGGAAAAACGTATTACTACAAAGTACGTGCGTGGCGGAAAGTCGGCGGGAAGCAGGTATTTGGAAATTATTCGGCAGTCAGCATCGTGAAACTGGACGCGAAGAAAGCCAATCTTTCCAAGGTAGCGCCGGGTTGGAAACGGGCAGTGCTGACCTGGAATAAAATAGCCGGAGCCAGTGGATACAGCGTTTGCCGCGCATTTTCAGCAAATGGCGCATTCAGTGAAGTTGCCAATATTAAAAGTGGAAATACCACCAGTTATACCCATCCGGGTCTGACAGGAGGCAGAACGTATTACTATAAAGTACGTGCCTATCAGACGGTTGGCACCAAAAAAATTTACGGAGAATACGGAAAAACGCTACAGGTAACACCGGTAGCCGCGAAAACGATGCTCACCAAAGCCAAGCCATGGGGATACAACCAGACGAAGATCTCCTGGAACAAGGTGACAGGAGCCCAGGGATACCACGTTTATAGCGCGGCATCAAAAAATGGAACGTATCAGCAAGTTGCCCAGATCACCAGCGGAAGCACGTTATGCTGTTTCCACAATAGGCTGACTACCGGCAAGACGTATTATTATAAAGTGCGGGCATACCAGAGGGTGAATGGCAGCTATATTTACGGAGACTATTCAGACGTAAAAAGTACGGTGCCGATACCGGCAAATATGACCGGATTTAATGTGACAGCAGGCAGCAAGTCGGCGAAACTGAACTGGGGTAAAGTGAACGGAGCCAGCTGTTATCAGGTATATTATAAGACTTCTAAGAACGGCAAATGGCAGTACGTGACCCAGACCAGAAATGGAACTACGGTGACGTACACACACAGGGGCTTGAAGACGGGGCAGATGTATTACTATAGAATGCGTGCGTATCGGGCTGTGAATGGAAAGAAAGTTTTAGGAAACTATACTGCTGAGAAGTCTGTAAAAGTAAAATAA
- a CDS encoding YccF domain-containing protein: MGCLGNLLWFIFGGFLSGLSWCAAGLLWCITIVGIPVGVQCFKFASLSFFPFGKEVRFGGGAGSMILNIIWLIVSGIPLALEHLALGALLCITIIGIPFGMQQFKLAKLALMPFGSEVY, encoded by the coding sequence ATGGGATGTCTGGGTAATTTGTTATGGTTTATATTTGGTGGTTTTTTAAGCGGACTCAGCTGGTGTGCAGCCGGACTGTTGTGGTGCATTACGATCGTAGGGATACCGGTTGGTGTTCAGTGCTTTAAATTTGCATCTCTCAGCTTCTTTCCCTTTGGAAAAGAAGTGCGGTTTGGCGGAGGTGCAGGGAGCATGATCCTGAACATTATCTGGCTGATCGTCTCTGGAATTCCTCTGGCGCTGGAGCATCTGGCGCTTGGAGCGTTGCTGTGTATCACAATCATCGGAATTCCGTTTGGAATGCAGCAGTTTAAACTGGCGAAGCTGGCACTGATGCCGTTTGGAAGTGAAGTTTATTAA
- a CDS encoding TetR/AcrR family transcriptional regulator, whose protein sequence is MQNNNKRDLILDAMQELMNESSNRAISVSDIAEKAGIGKGSIYYYFESKNDIIEAVIERSYSMAIRKSKELVSSTDMDAFAKMEIIFRACLEASSELKRQEECGSFIEIQQSALIHQKFMTFLIKNMKPILSDIIRQGVFEGLIQCDYPDEIAEIVLIVMTVKLDNHIIPSSPNEIRDLLYAFSLMQSKSMGISMKSLQFLQQ, encoded by the coding sequence ATGCAGAATAACAACAAAAGAGACCTGATCCTGGATGCAATGCAGGAATTGATGAATGAATCATCAAACCGAGCGATTTCCGTCAGCGATATTGCCGAAAAAGCAGGGATTGGAAAAGGAAGTATCTACTACTATTTTGAATCTAAGAATGATATTATCGAAGCCGTAATCGAGCGTTCCTACTCCATGGCCATAAGAAAGAGCAAAGAGCTGGTCAGTTCCACAGACATGGATGCCTTTGCCAAGATGGAAATTATATTTCGTGCATGCCTGGAAGCCTCTTCCGAATTGAAACGTCAGGAAGAATGCGGCAGCTTTATCGAAATACAGCAAAGTGCATTGATTCATCAGAAATTTATGACATTTCTGATCAAAAATATGAAACCTATATTGTCTGACATTATCAGACAGGGGGTTTTTGAAGGTTTGATTCAGTGTGACTACCCGGATGAGATCGCAGAGATTGTTCTGATCGTCATGACAGTGAAACTGGACAATCATATCATACCCTCAAGCCCGAATGAAATCAGGGATCTTTTATATGCATTTTCCCTGATGCAGTCCAAAAGCATGGGCATCAGTATGAAGAGCCTGCAGTTTCTTCAGCAATAA
- a CDS encoding SCP2 sterol-binding domain-containing protein has translation MTFNEVYEKAKAIFMKADVSQITEHLAFQFNITGDGEGAFYAEVADGILRVEPFEYYDRDAVFTCTAETLFKIAEGKSDPVMAFTLGKLKVDGSIEKALSIQKLL, from the coding sequence ATGACGTTTAATGAAGTGTATGAAAAAGCAAAAGCGATTTTTATGAAGGCGGATGTGAGTCAGATTACGGAACATCTGGCTTTCCAGTTTAATATTACGGGTGATGGTGAAGGGGCATTTTATGCGGAAGTGGCAGACGGTATTTTGCGGGTTGAGCCATTTGAGTATTACGACAGAGACGCAGTTTTTACCTGTACAGCAGAGACACTGTTTAAGATAGCTGAGGGAAAATCAGATCCCGTCATGGCATTTACATTAGGAAAACTGAAGGTAGACGGTAGTATTGAAAAAGCACTCAGCATACAGAAACTGCTTTAA
- a CDS encoding alpha/beta hydrolase: MMEVWKWAAGLGTVTAAAEYGIAEYFFRRTMLRGNARRDRTQKMAGTTWEVYIPGIRACRAWLMDRQKENVFIRSRDGLKLCGTYFPAEGSDRTFLCFHGYTSEGLNDFPCIAKFYLEMGYNVLLVDERAHGKSEGTYIGFGCLDRWDAVAWIQYLLGRFGQEQEIYLHGMSMGGATVLMTSGLKLPPQVKGIISDCGFTSAWGVFTSVLNHMYHIPAFPILQISDRLAKKRAGYGLAECNSADEVKKATVPILMIHGDADTFVPCWMCDEIYRSCASSKRKLIIKGASHAEAYYKNTAAYEHAVHSFLDMIKQQGGINP; the protein is encoded by the coding sequence ATGATGGAAGTATGGAAATGGGCAGCAGGTCTTGGAACTGTCACGGCGGCAGCAGAGTATGGGATTGCAGAATATTTTTTTCGGCGGACGATGCTCAGAGGAAATGCCAGAAGAGACCGTACACAAAAGATGGCGGGAACAACATGGGAGGTTTATATTCCGGGGATCAGGGCGTGCCGTGCCTGGCTGATGGACAGACAAAAGGAAAATGTGTTTATACGGTCCCGTGATGGATTGAAACTGTGCGGCACGTATTTTCCGGCTGAAGGGTCAGACAGGACATTTCTGTGTTTCCACGGATATACGAGTGAAGGGCTGAATGATTTCCCGTGTATAGCTAAATTTTACCTGGAAATGGGGTATAACGTACTGCTTGTGGATGAACGGGCGCACGGTAAAAGTGAAGGTACATATATTGGTTTCGGATGTCTGGACCGTTGGGATGCTGTCGCGTGGATACAATATCTGCTTGGCCGTTTCGGGCAGGAACAGGAAATTTATCTTCATGGCATGTCCATGGGAGGAGCCACAGTACTGATGACAAGCGGACTAAAGCTTCCGCCACAGGTGAAGGGAATTATCTCTGACTGTGGGTTTACATCAGCATGGGGCGTTTTTACTTCGGTACTGAATCACATGTATCATATACCGGCATTTCCGATTCTTCAGATATCAGACCGGCTGGCAAAGAAAAGGGCTGGATATGGCCTGGCAGAGTGTAATTCTGCCGATGAGGTAAAAAAAGCAACAGTGCCGATCCTCATGATCCACGGAGATGCAGATACGTTTGTTCCGTGCTGGATGTGTGATGAGATTTATCGCAGCTGCGCGTCATCAAAGCGTAAACTGATCATCAAAGGAGCCTCCCACGCAGAGGCATACTATAAAAACACCGCTGCCTATGAACATGCGGTACATTCGTTTCTGGATATGATTAAACAGCAAGGAGGGATAAATCCATGA
- a CDS encoding condensation domain-containing protein — translation MMKTRKGYKVYPLTAAQKLHYYCLKYCPKKQVLNIGSSLTIEQDLDWAALKEAVYQAYDRCESMRLRFAEDEEGNVYQYVADKEEREIEHFDFTGWQECHARDKLVEWTKTPFEPFDSPRNRVVMIKMPDGFQGIYLLVDHLTMDAQSLIVFLKDVIEIYCNMKYEGIDYPKPMASYIKQLEKDLAYEQGSESARRDREFFEKLISSSEPIFADIYGPAKLEAERLEKNKPDMRAATNTSSNVEANITTFHLEAEPSMRLLEFCEQNRVSMVCLLMMGLRTFLQKENDLDDISITTTIARRATLTEKKCGGSRIHCFPFRTIIPREDTFMEGLLKIRDGQNQYFRHANYNPVDYYGFRKQYYNLPDGQTYEPMSLTYQPMSLRTGGLERLGDIRYKTERYTNGAAAHTLYLTVMHRAEDNGLDFGFEYQTGVVTAEHLEYIYYYLCKILFCGISDPQATVGNIIESV, via the coding sequence ATGATGAAAACCAGAAAAGGTTATAAGGTATACCCGTTGACGGCGGCTCAGAAGCTTCATTACTACTGCCTGAAATACTGTCCGAAAAAGCAGGTACTGAACATCGGAAGCAGTCTGACCATCGAGCAGGATCTGGACTGGGCTGCGCTGAAAGAAGCTGTTTATCAGGCATATGACCGCTGTGAATCCATGAGGCTGCGTTTTGCAGAGGATGAAGAGGGAAATGTTTATCAATACGTGGCAGATAAGGAAGAACGTGAGATTGAACATTTTGATTTTACGGGATGGCAGGAATGCCACGCGAGAGATAAACTGGTCGAATGGACGAAAACACCGTTTGAACCGTTCGATTCACCCAGAAACCGTGTTGTGATGATTAAAATGCCGGATGGTTTTCAGGGAATCTATCTGCTTGTGGATCATCTGACGATGGATGCACAGTCTCTGATTGTATTTTTAAAGGATGTAATCGAAATTTACTGCAATATGAAATACGAGGGTATCGATTACCCGAAGCCGATGGCGTCTTATATTAAGCAGCTGGAAAAAGATCTGGCGTACGAACAGGGAAGCGAGAGCGCCAGACGGGACAGAGAATTTTTTGAAAAGCTGATCTCATCCTCGGAACCGATTTTTGCGGATATTTACGGTCCCGCGAAACTGGAGGCGGAAAGATTAGAAAAAAACAAACCGGATATGCGTGCGGCTACCAATACTTCCAGCAACGTGGAAGCGAATATCACAACCTTTCATCTGGAGGCGGAGCCGTCAATGCGGCTTCTGGAGTTCTGTGAGCAGAACAGAGTCTCCATGGTTTGTCTGCTGATGATGGGACTGCGTACGTTTCTGCAGAAGGAAAATGATCTGGATGACATTTCCATCACGACAACCATCGCGAGAAGGGCGACACTGACAGAAAAAAAATGCGGGGGATCCAGGATCCACTGCTTCCCGTTTCGAACGATCATTCCGCGGGAGGACACCTTTATGGAAGGTTTGTTAAAAATACGTGACGGACAGAATCAGTACTTCCGTCATGCAAATTATAATCCGGTTGACTATTATGGATTCCGTAAACAGTACTATAATCTGCCGGATGGCCAGACGTATGAACCGATGAGTCTGACTTATCAGCCGATGAGCCTGAGGACAGGCGGTCTGGAGCGGCTGGGGGACATTCGGTATAAGACGGAGCGGTATACAAACGGGGCTGCGGCGCATACTCTGTATCTGACGGTCATGCACCGGGCTGAGGATAATGGTCTTGATTTTGGATTTGAATATCAGACGGGCGTCGTTACGGCGGAACATCTGGAGTATATTTATTATTACCTGTGTAAAATTCTGTTTTGCGGAATCTCAGATCCGCAGGCGACAGTGGGAAACATCATAGAGTCAGTATAA
- a CDS encoding acyl carrier protein: MLEQLKDIICEYVEVEKKDITENSRFMEDLGFNSYDFMAMVGEIEEAFDIEVMEREVVNVKTVGDAVKYIRELQE, from the coding sequence ATGCTGGAGCAATTAAAAGACATCATCTGTGAATATGTGGAAGTTGAAAAGAAAGACATCACTGAGAATTCCAGGTTCATGGAGGACCTTGGGTTTAATTCTTATGATTTCATGGCGATGGTAGGCGAGATAGAAGAAGCATTTGACATCGAGGTTATGGAACGGGAAGTTGTGAATGTAAAGACGGTCGGTGACGCGGTGAAATATATCAGGGAACTGCAGGAGTAA